The following are encoded in a window of Thermococcus alcaliphilus genomic DNA:
- a CDS encoding [LysW]-aminoadipate/[LysW]-glutamate kinase — translation MRVVKIGGAVLDNLERFESAIVGDVIAHGGSDYVNELSEKMGIEVTWLKSPSGVEFRYTPKEVIEVYLMAIMKANKRIVSFLQSQGINAVGVSGLDLGLIKAERKKLVKAIINGKKVAIRDDYSGIIKEVNVEALKELIRIGVPVIAPIAMSETFEPLNIDGDKLAYEVALSLKAEELVFLTDTAFLVNGEIVRSIKTNKIEEFMPFAGGGMKRKLLMAKKSVESGIKRVIIQGFNGRTVIE, via the coding sequence ATGAGGGTCGTTAAAATCGGAGGTGCAGTTTTGGATAACCTTGAGCGCTTTGAGAGTGCCATTGTGGGCGACGTAATAGCTCACGGCGGCTCGGATTACGTTAATGAGCTTTCTGAAAAAATGGGGATAGAAGTTACATGGCTTAAAAGTCCTTCTGGGGTGGAATTTAGGTACACCCCAAAGGAGGTCATAGAAGTTTACCTCATGGCCATAATGAAGGCCAATAAAAGGATAGTTTCTTTCCTTCAGAGTCAGGGGATTAACGCTGTGGGGGTAAGTGGGCTTGATTTGGGCCTCATAAAAGCCGAAAGGAAAAAACTTGTTAAGGCTATAATTAACGGAAAAAAAGTTGCTATAAGGGATGATTATTCGGGTATCATTAAAGAGGTTAATGTCGAGGCCTTAAAAGAGCTCATTAGAATCGGAGTTCCTGTTATAGCCCCAATAGCAATGAGTGAAACCTTCGAGCCTTTAAATATAGATGGGGATAAGCTCGCTTATGAAGTAGCTCTAAGCCTAAAGGCAGAGGAGCTTGTGTTTTTGACTGATACAGCGTTCTTAGTTAATGGGGAGATAGTTAGGAGCATTAAGACTAACAAAATTGAAGAGTTCATGCCGTTTGCAGGAGGAGGGATGAAGAGAAAACTGCTAATGGCTAAAAAATCTGTCGAGAGCGGTATTAAAAGAGTGATCATTCAGGGATTTAACGGCAGGACGGTGATTGAATGA